The following are from one region of the Baumannia cicadellinicola str. Hc (Homalodisca coagulata) genome:
- a CDS encoding YbaB/EbfC family nucleoid-associated protein, with protein sequence MFSKSGMSDLMKHAQRMQEQMQQMQGEIAKLEVNGESGAGLVKVTINGVYHCRRVEIDSSLLQDDKDMLEDLITAAFNDAVRRITEIKKDKMTSLSSSLQMPLGFNWNMPFL encoded by the coding sequence ATGTTTAGTAAAAGTGGTATGAGTGACCTAATGAAACATGCTCAGAGAATGCAAGAACAAATGCAACAAATGCAAGGAGAAATAGCTAAACTAGAAGTGAACGGAGAATCTGGTGCCGGATTAGTGAAAGTTACTATTAATGGTGTCTATCATTGTCGACGGGTAGAAATAGATTCGAGTTTACTTCAAGATGATAAAGATATGTTAGAAGATTTAATTACAGCTGCATTTAATGATGCTGTTCGCCGTATTACGGAAATCAAAAAGGATAAGATGACATCTTTATCTAGTAGTCTACAAATGCCGTTAGGTTTCAACTGGAATATGCCCTTTTTATAG